Proteins from one Mycolicibacter virginiensis genomic window:
- a CDS encoding RES family NAD+ phosphorylase, with protein MPELPAGYRAPLPDARPSGLRRRRIAAGSQLWRLDAEPPDQWTWGGFGQPRYRFDPPSGGFRTRYAATDLVGAFRERYRLTGLMIPGDHARHHLVRLSAARHLRVLDLRTERNLDALGVDDQISTGQHDAVWATCQHLADALRRWWPEPDECPDAIVYRSRTTPETSVNYAFFDVGAFTVECWPLAERPDVTADLVLRHGFTVAY; from the coding sequence GTGCCTGAACTCCCCGCCGGCTATCGGGCGCCCCTGCCCGATGCCCGGCCCAGCGGGCTGCGCCGCCGACGGATCGCCGCCGGCTCACAGCTGTGGCGCCTCGATGCCGAGCCTCCCGACCAGTGGACGTGGGGCGGTTTCGGCCAACCGCGCTATCGCTTCGATCCGCCGTCGGGTGGGTTCCGTACCCGTTACGCGGCAACCGATCTCGTCGGCGCGTTCCGGGAACGCTACCGACTGACCGGGCTGATGATCCCCGGCGATCACGCCCGCCACCACCTGGTGCGACTCTCCGCCGCCCGACACCTGCGGGTGCTCGATCTGCGCACCGAGCGCAACCTGGATGCGCTCGGCGTCGACGACCAGATCAGCACCGGCCAGCACGACGCGGTGTGGGCCACCTGCCAACACCTGGCAGATGCCCTGCGGCGCTGGTGGCCCGAGCCCGACGAGTGCCCGGACGCGATCGTCTACCGCTCACGCACCACCCCGGAGACGTCGGTCAACTATGCGTTCTTCGACGTCGGGGCATTCACGGTCGAGTGCTGGCCGCTCGCGGAGCGCCCGGATGTGACCGCGGATCTGGTGCTGCGGCACGGGTTTACCGTCGCGTATTGA
- a CDS encoding cytochrome c biogenesis CcdA family protein, with amino-acid sequence MIDTAALSFALGAGLVAALNPCGFAFLPGYLGLVIATSRDTSRPVALARAALATLVMATGFLTVFGIFGLAVSPLIASAQKYLPFATVVIGMALLAMGVWLLAGREVPLLLPGTAGGTPTARLGSMYGYGVGYAVASLSCTIAPFLAVISTTFRQGSMLAGVLAFIAYAAGMSITVGVAALAVAVAGSSASSAMRRVLPYVGRIAGLIVLLTGLYVSYYGYYEIRLYFAGGDADDPVVGTAGAVQSWLADQVDALGVWPLLGVIVALVAGALGWRALRRRHRPTTG; translated from the coding sequence GTGATCGACACCGCCGCACTCAGCTTTGCCCTGGGGGCCGGGCTGGTGGCGGCGCTGAACCCGTGTGGATTCGCGTTTCTCCCCGGCTATCTGGGTCTGGTGATCGCCACCAGCCGAGACACCTCACGGCCGGTCGCACTGGCCCGGGCAGCGCTGGCGACCCTGGTGATGGCCACCGGATTCCTGACGGTGTTCGGGATCTTCGGATTGGCCGTCTCGCCGTTGATCGCTTCGGCGCAGAAGTATCTGCCGTTCGCCACCGTGGTGATCGGCATGGCACTGCTGGCGATGGGCGTCTGGCTGTTGGCCGGCCGCGAGGTCCCACTGCTGCTGCCAGGTACAGCGGGTGGGACGCCCACGGCGCGGCTGGGCTCGATGTACGGCTACGGCGTCGGCTACGCCGTGGCGTCACTGTCCTGCACGATCGCGCCGTTCCTGGCGGTGATCAGCACGACGTTTCGGCAGGGTTCGATGTTGGCCGGGGTGTTGGCGTTCATCGCCTACGCGGCAGGTATGAGCATCACCGTCGGCGTTGCGGCGCTGGCGGTGGCCGTGGCGGGTTCTAGCGCCAGCTCCGCGATGCGGCGGGTGCTGCCATATGTGGGACGCATCGCCGGGCTGATCGTGTTGCTGACCGGGTTGTACGTCAGCTACTACGGCTACTACGAAATCCGCTTGTACTTCGCCGGGGGCGATGCCGATGATCCGGTGGTCGGTACGGCGGGCGCGGTGCAGTCCTGGCTGGCCGATCAGGTCGACGCCCTGGGGGTTTGGCCGCTGCTGGGGGTGATCGTCGCGCTGGTGGCCGGCGCACTGGGCTGGCGAGCGCTGCGACGCCGACACCGGCCCACCACCGGATGA
- a CDS encoding redoxin domain-containing protein, whose amino-acid sequence MPRDKAFGRRQSAVLLMAVAAIAVLLFGCGSQTRAENTQLDFAAQTLDGRPFSGASLVGRPAVLWFWAPWCPLCQRDAPMVARLAAAHPKVTFVGVGAQDRLDALRAFVDRYGVDEFTELADTDAAVWARFGVTRQPAYAFIRPDGRIEVVTGSLAEAELNRRLQVLTGS is encoded by the coding sequence ATGCCGCGAGACAAGGCCTTTGGGCGTCGCCAATCGGCCGTACTGCTCATGGCTGTGGCGGCGATAGCCGTACTGCTCTTCGGCTGCGGATCGCAAACCCGGGCCGAGAACACCCAACTTGATTTCGCCGCTCAAACGCTCGACGGCCGACCGTTTTCCGGCGCAAGCCTGGTCGGCCGACCGGCCGTGTTGTGGTTCTGGGCGCCCTGGTGTCCGCTCTGCCAGCGGGATGCACCGATGGTTGCTCGACTGGCCGCCGCACATCCCAAAGTGACGTTCGTCGGCGTGGGCGCGCAGGACCGGCTCGACGCGTTGCGGGCCTTCGTCGACAGGTACGGCGTCGACGAGTTCACCGAGTTGGCCGACACCGACGCCGCGGTGTGGGCGCGGTTCGGGGTGACGCGACAACCGGCGTACGCCTTCATCAGGCCGGACGGCCGGATCGAGGTGGTGACGGGGTCGCTGGCCGAAGCCGAGCTGAACCGGCGGCTGCAGGTCCTGACGGGTTCGTGA
- a CDS encoding SRPBCC family protein codes for MARGRLEHTADIAAPPETVAAFLADLVNYEALHPMLVDVRQIPGGADGVTRYLAPHRMRLCGIPIRFTCRVDLRKSAPGEIRTHTLQRPSIEMWSTMTVRPHAGGTRLHELVDISAPRVLMKTVLRDGGSSHAAMWDNLRRYFEQ; via the coding sequence ATGGCACGCGGACGCCTGGAGCACACCGCCGACATCGCTGCGCCGCCCGAAACCGTTGCGGCGTTTCTGGCCGATCTGGTCAATTACGAAGCCCTGCACCCGATGCTGGTGGACGTGCGGCAGATCCCCGGCGGCGCCGACGGCGTCACCCGATACCTGGCCCCGCATCGCATGCGCCTCTGCGGAATACCGATCCGGTTCACCTGCCGGGTGGACCTGCGCAAAAGCGCGCCCGGCGAAATCCGCACCCACACCCTGCAGCGGCCCAGCATCGAGATGTGGTCGACCATGACGGTTCGCCCGCATGCCGGCGGCACCAGACTGCACGAACTGGTCGACATCAGTGCCCCAAGGGTGTTGATGAAGACCGTGCTGCGCGACGGCGGCAGCTCCCACGCCGCGATGTGGGACAACCTGCGTCGCTATTTCGAACAGTGA
- the cynS gene encoding cyanase: MLEAMNRSQITEQIIAARLAKGLTWQELADAIDKPVVWTTSALLGSHPIPAESGKILASLLGLDPEVVPVLAAVPMRGGLTGPPTDPTIYRLYEAVGVYGPAIKELIHEQFGDGIMSAINFSMDIERKPHPGGDRVVITFDGKFLPYEWNSAD, from the coding sequence ATGCTGGAAGCCATGAACCGAAGCCAGATCACCGAGCAGATCATCGCCGCCCGCCTCGCCAAGGGACTGACGTGGCAGGAATTGGCCGACGCAATCGACAAGCCGGTCGTGTGGACCACCTCGGCACTGCTGGGCTCACATCCCATTCCCGCCGAATCGGGCAAGATCCTCGCGAGCCTGCTCGGACTGGACCCGGAGGTGGTGCCGGTACTGGCCGCGGTACCGATGCGCGGCGGGCTCACTGGGCCGCCCACCGACCCGACCATCTACCGGCTTTATGAGGCGGTGGGCGTGTACGGCCCGGCGATCAAAGAGCTGATTCACGAGCAGTTCGGCGACGGCATCATGAGCGCGATCAACTTCAGCATGGACATCGAGCGCAAGCCCCATCCGGGAGGCGACCGAGTGGTGATCACCTTCGACGGTAAATTCCTTCCCTACGAATGGAATTCAGCGGACTGA
- a CDS encoding patatin-like phospholipase family protein has product MATRPARDTHPLTADLVLSGGGVRFVGLVGAVVALMDAGYSVQRISGVSGGSVVGTILAAAAQGDQLTAAQVKDLALSVPLHTWRDAGPLPLVGPVWGFLRDSALYRGDVAHDWIRSELANLGVRTWGDLGYHAENLLPERRYRAVVTVTDVTTGQLVRLPWDYRRVYGLDPDEQSVADAVRASMAVPFFYRPVTLTSAAGLRSTLVDGGVLSNFPIYTFDRLDGRAPLWPTFGVTVVPEISDGIGAMVPVLRPLRLFGQSLLLENLISTMLVGHDQTYLNQPWVSVRAIKVNSTDVSVLDFDISRDRLEKLYENGYAAASEFLSSWDWPAYLRRFRASHYPSVGATKDTAGSD; this is encoded by the coding sequence ATGGCCACCCGTCCAGCCCGCGACACCCACCCGCTGACCGCCGACCTGGTGCTGTCCGGCGGGGGAGTGCGCTTCGTCGGGCTGGTGGGAGCGGTGGTCGCTCTGATGGACGCCGGCTACTCGGTACAGCGCATCTCCGGGGTGTCCGGCGGCTCGGTGGTGGGCACGATTCTTGCTGCCGCCGCCCAGGGCGACCAGCTGACCGCGGCGCAGGTCAAAGACCTGGCGCTGTCGGTGCCGCTGCATACCTGGCGCGACGCGGGGCCCCTCCCGTTGGTCGGGCCGGTGTGGGGGTTCCTGCGCGACAGCGCCCTGTATCGCGGCGACGTCGCCCACGATTGGATCCGCAGCGAACTGGCGAATCTCGGGGTGCGCACCTGGGGAGATCTGGGCTATCACGCCGAGAACCTTTTGCCCGAGCGGCGCTACCGCGCCGTGGTCACCGTGACTGACGTGACGACCGGGCAGCTGGTTCGGCTGCCGTGGGACTACCGGCGGGTGTACGGGCTCGATCCCGACGAGCAGTCCGTCGCCGATGCGGTGCGCGCCTCGATGGCCGTCCCGTTCTTCTACCGGCCGGTGACGCTGACCAGCGCCGCCGGGCTGCGCTCCACCCTGGTCGACGGCGGGGTGCTGTCGAACTTCCCGATCTACACCTTCGACCGGCTCGACGGCCGAGCACCGCTGTGGCCCACGTTCGGGGTCACCGTGGTCCCGGAGATATCCGACGGTATCGGTGCCATGGTTCCGGTGCTACGGCCGCTGCGCCTGTTCGGGCAATCGCTGCTGCTGGAGAACCTGATCAGCACCATGTTGGTCGGCCACGACCAGACCTACCTGAACCAGCCGTGGGTCAGTGTGCGGGCCATCAAGGTCAACTCCACCGATGTCAGCGTGCTGGACTTCGACATCTCCCGGGATCGGTTGGAGAAGCTCTACGAGAACGGTTACGCCGCGGCGAGCGAGTTTCTGTCGAGCTGGGACTGGCCGGCCTACCTACGGCGGTTCCGGGCGTCGCACTACCCCAGCGTGGGCGCAACCAAGGACACCGCCGGTAGCGACTGA
- a CDS encoding MBL fold metallo-hydrolase has product MPESDRLYFRQLLSGRDFAAGDPMAAQMRNFAYLIGDRQTGDAVVVDPAYAAGDLLDTLEADGMHLSGVLVTHHHPDHVGGRMMGFELKGLAELLERASVPVHVNTHEAQWVSRVTEIPMSDLTAHEHGDKVSIGDIEIELLHTPGHTPGSQCFLLDGRLVAGDTLFLEGCGRTDFPGGDSDEMYRSLQQLAALPGDPTVFPGHWYSADPSAALSEVKRSNYVFSAGSLDRWRMLMGG; this is encoded by the coding sequence GTGCCCGAATCCGACCGGCTGTATTTCCGCCAGCTGCTCTCCGGACGCGATTTCGCGGCCGGTGACCCGATGGCCGCCCAGATGCGCAACTTCGCCTACCTGATCGGCGACCGGCAGACCGGCGACGCCGTCGTGGTCGACCCGGCTTACGCCGCCGGCGATCTGCTCGACACGCTCGAGGCCGACGGTATGCACCTGTCCGGCGTCCTGGTCACCCACCACCACCCCGATCACGTCGGCGGCAGGATGATGGGCTTCGAACTCAAGGGCCTGGCCGAACTGCTGGAACGGGCCAGCGTTCCGGTACACGTGAATACCCATGAAGCACAGTGGGTTTCGCGGGTGACCGAGATTCCGATGTCGGATCTGACCGCGCACGAACATGGCGACAAGGTGAGCATCGGCGACATCGAGATCGAGCTGCTGCACACGCCCGGACACACCCCGGGCAGCCAGTGTTTCCTGCTGGACGGTCGGCTGGTTGCCGGCGACACCTTGTTCCTGGAAGGCTGCGGCCGCACCGACTTCCCGGGCGGCGACTCCGATGAGATGTATCGCAGCCTGCAGCAGTTGGCGGCCCTGCCGGGCGACCCGACGGTATTCCCCGGCCACTGGTATTCGGCCGACCCGAGCGCGGCACTTTCCGAGGTGAAGCGATCCAACTACGTATTCAGCGCCGGAAGCCTGGACCGGTGGCGCATGCTGATGGGCGGATGA
- the rpmG gene encoding 50S ribosomal protein L33, which produces MASSTDVRPKITLACEVCKHRNYITKKNRRNDPDRLELKKFCPNCGKHESHRESR; this is translated from the coding sequence GTGGCCTCCAGTACTGATGTGCGGCCGAAGATCACCTTGGCCTGTGAGGTGTGCAAGCACCGCAACTACATCACCAAGAAGAACCGCCGTAACGACCCCGACCGGCTGGAGCTGAAGAAATTCTGCCCCAACTGCGGCAAGCACGAGTCGCACCGCGAATCTCGCTAA
- the hadA gene encoding (3R)-hydroxyacyl-ACP dehydratase subunit HadA, producing MSLADRLAGAQYRYPDFYEVDREKIREYARAVKAADPASFDLRAAADLGYDGLVAPLTYISVFGHMAISGFFEYCGVEVSDAQIVQVDQKLEFHQPIKEGDRLYCDISVESIRRAHGTDIIMTKQVVTNHAGEIVQKTFTTLAGRAGDGDKGFTDGVA from the coding sequence GTGTCGTTGGCAGACCGTCTGGCCGGGGCGCAGTATCGCTATCCCGACTTCTACGAAGTAGACCGGGAGAAGATCCGCGAGTACGCGCGCGCGGTCAAAGCGGCGGATCCGGCTAGTTTTGACCTGCGGGCGGCCGCCGATCTTGGCTATGACGGCCTGGTTGCCCCGCTGACCTATATCTCGGTTTTCGGGCACATGGCGATTTCGGGTTTCTTCGAATACTGCGGTGTCGAGGTCTCTGACGCCCAGATCGTCCAGGTCGACCAGAAGCTGGAATTTCATCAGCCGATCAAAGAGGGCGACCGGCTCTACTGCGACATATCGGTGGAGTCGATCCGCCGTGCGCACGGTACTGACATCATCATGACCAAGCAGGTCGTCACCAATCACGCCGGTGAGATCGTGCAAAAGACGTTTACGACGCTGGCGGGTCGCGCCGGCGATGGAGATAAGGGTTTCACCGATGGCGTTGCGTGA
- the hadB gene encoding (3R)-hydroxyacyl-ACP dehydratase subunit HadB, which yields MALREFSSVKVGDQLPERAIPLSRQDLVNYAGVSGDLNPIHWDDEIAQQVGLDTAIAHGMLTMGLGGGYVTSWVGDPGAVTEYNVRFTSVVPVPNDGKGAEITFSGRVKSVDPESKTVTIALTATTGGKKIFGRAVASAKLA from the coding sequence ATGGCGTTGCGTGAGTTCAGTTCGGTCAAGGTCGGCGATCAGCTGCCCGAGCGGGCCATTCCGTTGTCGCGACAGGATCTGGTCAACTACGCCGGCGTCTCCGGCGACCTGAACCCGATCCACTGGGACGACGAGATCGCCCAGCAGGTGGGCCTGGACACCGCTATCGCTCACGGCATGCTGACCATGGGCCTCGGCGGCGGCTACGTCACGTCGTGGGTGGGGGACCCGGGCGCGGTGACCGAGTACAACGTGCGTTTCACCTCCGTGGTGCCGGTGCCCAACGACGGTAAGGGCGCTGAGATCACCTTCAGTGGTCGGGTGAAGTCGGTAGACCCCGAATCGAAGACGGTGACCATCGCGCTCACCGCCACCACCGGTGGCAAGAAGATCTTCGGGCGGGCGGTCGCTTCGGCCAAGCTGGCTTAG
- the hadC gene encoding (3R)-hydroxyacyl-ACP dehydratase subunit HadC — translation MAIKTDIRGMIWRYPESFVVGREKIREFARSVKAEDPACYDEAEAAKLGYDALVAPPTFVAILAKLVQSDFFRHVDTGYTTMQMVQVDQGFKFLKPIKAGDKLYARMEIASVNERFGADIVTTRNIVTNQDGDTVLEAFTTMMGHDGDDSVNLRWDAESGQVVRTA, via the coding sequence ATGGCGATCAAAACTGACATCAGGGGGATGATCTGGCGGTACCCGGAGTCGTTTGTGGTGGGCCGCGAAAAGATCCGCGAGTTCGCGCGATCGGTAAAGGCTGAGGACCCGGCCTGTTACGACGAGGCCGAAGCCGCCAAGCTGGGCTACGACGCACTGGTGGCGCCGCCGACCTTCGTGGCCATCCTGGCGAAGCTGGTGCAGTCCGACTTCTTCCGCCACGTCGACACCGGCTACACGACCATGCAGATGGTCCAGGTCGATCAGGGCTTCAAATTCCTCAAGCCGATCAAGGCCGGCGACAAGCTTTACGCCCGGATGGAGATCGCCTCGGTCAATGAGCGTTTCGGCGCTGACATCGTCACAACCCGCAACATCGTGACCAACCAGGACGGTGACACCGTGCTGGAGGCGTTCACCACGATGATGGGCCACGACGGGGACGACTCGGTCAACCTCCGGTGGGATGCCGAATCCGGTCAGGTCGTCCGAACAGCCTGA
- the secE gene encoding preprotein translocase subunit SecE, with translation MTDELDRPDAAADGDSDAESGSSSRTAVVSRQVGDPLRPTGKRSRRRGAGGGGDDVESTATELDAEDAADAEKAKKKAKKKAEGPSRNPFVFVLNFLKQVVGELRKVIWPNRKQMVTYTAVVLAFLVFMVALVAGADFGFARLVLLVFGE, from the coding sequence GTGACCGACGAGCTCGACCGTCCCGACGCCGCAGCCGACGGCGATAGCGATGCCGAATCCGGCAGCAGCAGTCGCACGGCCGTGGTGAGCAGGCAGGTCGGCGACCCGCTGCGGCCCACCGGCAAGCGTTCGCGGCGGCGTGGTGCCGGTGGCGGCGGCGACGACGTGGAGTCCACGGCTACCGAATTGGACGCGGAAGACGCCGCGGATGCCGAGAAGGCCAAGAAGAAGGCGAAGAAGAAGGCCGAAGGGCCTTCCCGCAACCCGTTCGTCTTCGTATTGAACTTCCTCAAGCAGGTCGTCGGCGAACTTCGCAAGGTGATCTGGCCGAACCGCAAGCAGATGGTCACCTACACCGCGGTGGTGCTGGCGTTCCTGGTCTTCATGGTGGCATTGGTCGCCGGGGCAGACTTCGGATTCGCTCGGCTGGTGCTGCTGGTGTTCGGCGAGTGA
- the nusG gene encoding transcription termination/antitermination protein NusG, whose translation MTTFDGDTPAGEPVDVTEAAEDSAVEATESAEAEAPEDSEAPEGSDASDAPEAAQDEPAEELDPAVALKAELRSKPGDWYVIHSYAGYENKVKANLETRVQNLDVGDYIFQVEVPTEEVTEIKNGQRKQVNRKVLPGYILVRMDLTDDSWSAVRNTPGVTGFVGATSRPTSLPLDDVVKFLLPQGAAKKQARGTAAGAAAGGAVEGGLERPVIEVDYEVGESVTVMDGPFATLPASISEVNAEQQKLKVLVSIFGRETPVELAFNQVSKI comes from the coding sequence GTGACTACCTTCGACGGCGACACGCCCGCGGGCGAGCCGGTCGACGTGACGGAGGCCGCTGAGGACTCCGCGGTGGAGGCCACCGAGTCCGCCGAGGCTGAGGCCCCTGAGGACTCCGAGGCCCCTGAGGGCTCCGACGCCTCCGACGCCCCCGAGGCGGCCCAGGATGAGCCGGCCGAGGAACTCGACCCCGCGGTGGCGCTGAAAGCCGAGCTGCGCTCCAAGCCGGGCGACTGGTACGTCATCCACTCCTACGCGGGGTACGAGAACAAGGTGAAAGCCAACCTCGAGACCCGCGTGCAGAACCTCGACGTCGGCGACTACATCTTCCAGGTGGAAGTGCCCACCGAAGAGGTCACCGAGATCAAGAACGGCCAGCGCAAGCAGGTCAACCGCAAGGTGCTGCCGGGCTACATCCTGGTTCGGATGGACCTGACCGACGACTCCTGGTCCGCGGTGCGTAACACGCCGGGCGTTACCGGATTCGTCGGCGCCACCTCGCGCCCCACCTCGCTGCCGCTGGACGACGTGGTCAAGTTCCTGCTGCCGCAGGGTGCGGCGAAGAAGCAGGCGCGTGGCACGGCGGCCGGCGCGGCCGCCGGCGGCGCCGTTGAAGGCGGTCTGGAACGGCCGGTCATCGAGGTCGATTACGAGGTTGGCGAGTCGGTCACCGTCATGGACGGCCCGTTCGCCACGCTGCCCGCCTCGATCAGCGAGGTCAACGCCGAGCAGCAGAAGCTCAAGGTGCTGGTGTCCATCTTCGGTCGCGAGACACCAGTCGAACTGGCCTTTAACCAGGTCTCCAAGATTTAG